A single genomic interval of Juglans regia cultivar Chandler chromosome 1, Walnut 2.0, whole genome shotgun sequence harbors:
- the LOC109013318 gene encoding protein MIZU-KUSSEI 1-like, giving the protein MEDLKTRLTSNVESPAGSSGTHPPPMTPHHSSLVQPSQKKKRKTKALRVFRSFFRTFPIISPTTCKMGSIPLGIPDSHRTSSGTRVTGTLYGYRKGRVSLSMQETPRCLPTLVVELAMQTNVLQKEMSLGMVRIALECEKRSDKNKRRLMDETLWTLYCNGKKSGYGVKREATEEDLNVMELLKAVSMGAGVLPGNSEVEGPDGELAYMRSHFEHVVGSKDSETLYMLSPDGNNGPELSIFFVRI; this is encoded by the coding sequence atGGAGGATCTAAAAACACGTCTCACATCCAATGTAGAGTCTCCGGCGGGATCTTCAGGTACGCATCCTCCACCGATGACGCCCCACCACTCGTCCCTCGTCCAACCATCCCAGAAAAAGAAGCGCAAGACTAAAGCACTCAGAGTCTTTCGCTCCTTCTTCCGAACCTTCCCGATCATATCGCCAACGACATGCAAGATGGGATCGATCCCGCTCGGAATACCGGACTCTCATCGCACCAGCAGCGGCACCCGAGTCACCGGCACCCTGTATGGATACCGTAAAGGGCGTGTAAGCCTGTCCATGCAGGAAACCCCGAGGTGTCTTCCCACGTTGGTGGTTGAGCTAGCCATGCAGACAAACGTGTTACAAAAGGAGATGAGCTTGGGGATGGTCAGGATTGCTCTTGAATGCGAGAAGAGATCTGACAAAAACAAGAGGAGGCTCATGGACGAGACATTGTGGACATTGTATTGCAATGGGAAAAAGAGTGGCTATGGGGTTAAGAGAGAGGCTACGGAGGAGGATTTGAATGTAATGGAGCTCCTCAAGGCCGTGTCAATGGGTGCCGGTGTTCTGCCCGGGAATTCTGAGGTCGAAGGGCCGGACGGCGAGCTCGCATACATGCGTTCCCATTTCGAACACGTCGTGGGTTCCAAGGATTCCGAGACACTGTACATGTTGAGCCCGGACGGGAACAATGGACCTGAGCTTAGTATTTTCTTTGTGAGGATTTGA
- the LOC109013313 gene encoding uncharacterized protein LOC109013313 has product MFDFGDELSIEGYRIPWLIWIQLLVLLLLVCLLYSFTLLASDRLDFTAGASTSASRLVSNETQIDKLIPKRNTTRIRTNCLEVTQVGEQVIKGEITRSTSRRLVREGEEVAEREGSSATHKYQCHHPCDFFMQARIAFLKCLGLDDNSSPSEQRKRNEQRKGRES; this is encoded by the exons ATGTTTGATTTTGGAGATGAACTCTCAATAGAAGGGTACAGAATTCCCTGGCTTATATGGATCCAGCTCCTGGTCCTACTTCTCCTTGTCTGTCTCCTCTATAGCTTCACCCTTTTAGCCTCGGATCGCTTGGACTTCACCGCCGGCGCTTCCACATCTGCCAGTCGTCTCGTTTCCAACGAGACCCAAATAGACAAACTCATTCCCAAGCGCAACACCACAAGGATTCGTACGAATTGCTTGGAGGTTACCCAG GTTGGAGAGCAAGTTATAAAGGGGGAAATAACAAGAAGCACAAGTAGAAGATTGgtgagagaaggagaagaggttgCAGAAAGGGAGGGGTCATCAGCAACCCATAAATATCAATGTcatcacccttgtgatttttTCATGCAGGCTAGAATTGCATTCTTGAAATGTTTAGGGTTAGACGATAATTCTTCGCCTTCGGAGCAACGAAAGAGAAATGAACAaagaaaggggagagagagttaA
- the LOC109013320 gene encoding elicitor peptide 6-like: METSTDEQRNRSEETSGLYYSPCYFFDQVIKSFLKCLGHDSTTEQPQPQSQHPPLHAEREMKFTEEFAVNGTKSSRGNLRRPPRPPISSGGGGQINQSSS; the protein is encoded by the exons ATGGAGACTTCGACAGACGAGCAAAGAAACAGATCAGAAGAAACATCTGGTTTGTACTACAGCCCTTGCTATTTCTTTGACCAGGTCATCAAATCTTTTCTTAAGTGCCTTGGTCATGACTCCACAACCGAACAACCTCAACCTCAATCTCAACATCCTCCTCTGCATGCAGAAAGAGAGATGAAATTcact GAAGAGTTTGCAGTCAACGGGACAAAGTCATCGAGAGGTAATTTGAGAAGGCCACCAAGACCACCAATAAGCTCTGGCGGAGGTGGTCAAATAAACCAATCTTCTTCTTAA
- the LOC109013314 gene encoding uncharacterized protein LOC109013314 isoform X1, protein MFGALKLQFSNPPISTNCKRHSFSVAIEPRRLHDLNKSVRRFASLSTQVEYNATAPSAPSAPSISSHYTSTVGSSSVSSLQLTQWNFNHRHILMLQVVACAAAVSATWLFFSAIPTLLAFKRAAESLEKLMDVTREELPDTMAAVRLSGMEISDLTMELSDLGQEITQGVKSSTRAVHLAEERLRRLTNLAPSASVQEVARSKNEETVPVLARTARGVREGIVKGRAILQMFFTLTRFSRLALNYFTNRAKR, encoded by the exons atGTTCGGTGCTTTGAAATTGCAGTTCTCGAACCCTCCAATAAGCACAAACTGCAAGAGGCACAGCTTTTCCGTTGCCATTGAGCCGCGTCGTCTTCACGATCTCAATAAATCAGTCCGACGGTTCGCGTCTCTGTCAACACAAGTAGAGTACAATGCAACTGCCCCGTCTGCTCCATCTGCTCCGTCGATCTCCTCGCATTATACATCTACCGTCGGATCCTCTTCGGTGTCCTCACTTCAGCTTACCCAATGGAACTTTAACCACCGTCACATCCTCATGCTTCAAGTCGTTGCTTGCGCG gctGCCGTTTCGGCAACCTGGCTCTTTTTCTCTGCTATACCGACTCTTCTG GCTTTTAAGAGAGCAGCGGAATCCCTAGAAAAGCTCATGGATGTCACGAGGGAAGAGCTTCCTGACACAATGGCTGCTGTTCGGTTATCTGGCATGGAGATCAGTGACCTAACAATGGAGCTCAGTGATTTGGG CCAGGAGATTACCCAAGGTGTTAAAAGCTCCACTCGAGCTGTGCACTTAGCTGAGGAAAGATTGCGCCGGTTGACAAACTTGGCTCCATCAG CTTCGGTGCAGGAGGTAGCCAGGTCCAAAAATGAGGAAACAGTGCCAGTGTTGGCTAGAACTGCAAGGGGCGTTAGGGAGGGGATTGTGAAGGGTCGTGCCATTCTGCAAATGTTTTTCACCCTCACCCGGTTTTCTAGGTTGGCCCTCAACTATTTCACTAATAGAGCTAAGCGGTAG
- the LOC109013314 gene encoding uncharacterized protein LOC109013314 isoform X2: MFGALKLQFSNPPISTNCKRHSFSVAIEPRRLHDLNKSVRRFASLSTQVEYNATAPSAPSAPSISSHYTSTVGSSSVSSLQLTQWNFNHRHILMLQVVACAAAVSATWLFFSAIPTLLAFKRAAESLEKLMDVTREELPDTMAAVRLSGMEISDLTMELSDLGQEITQGVKSSTRAVHLAEERLRRLTNLAPSGGSQVQK; this comes from the exons atGTTCGGTGCTTTGAAATTGCAGTTCTCGAACCCTCCAATAAGCACAAACTGCAAGAGGCACAGCTTTTCCGTTGCCATTGAGCCGCGTCGTCTTCACGATCTCAATAAATCAGTCCGACGGTTCGCGTCTCTGTCAACACAAGTAGAGTACAATGCAACTGCCCCGTCTGCTCCATCTGCTCCGTCGATCTCCTCGCATTATACATCTACCGTCGGATCCTCTTCGGTGTCCTCACTTCAGCTTACCCAATGGAACTTTAACCACCGTCACATCCTCATGCTTCAAGTCGTTGCTTGCGCG gctGCCGTTTCGGCAACCTGGCTCTTTTTCTCTGCTATACCGACTCTTCTG GCTTTTAAGAGAGCAGCGGAATCCCTAGAAAAGCTCATGGATGTCACGAGGGAAGAGCTTCCTGACACAATGGCTGCTGTTCGGTTATCTGGCATGGAGATCAGTGACCTAACAATGGAGCTCAGTGATTTGGG CCAGGAGATTACCCAAGGTGTTAAAAGCTCCACTCGAGCTGTGCACTTAGCTGAGGAAAGATTGCGCCGGTTGACAAACTTGGCTCCATCAG GAGGTAGCCAGGTCCAAAAATGA
- the LOC109002552 gene encoding nuclear transcription factor Y subunit B-1-like: MTGKRTQTSPLGSPPSSSGNISDDSSSKDQDKFLPIANVSRIMKRSLPTNAKISKEAKETVQECVSEYISFVTGEASDKCQREKRKTINGDDLLWAMMTLGFENYVKSLRNYLGKYREIEGENSMDTQGDKPPSTDSCPDHDFHQRFSGGFYSFGPQETPKTSFGECGRVAGCEENSVIGAFKVNGIRENGDGDGNRSSSAAEAHLHQEIDQYR, translated from the exons ATGACCGGCAAAAGAACCCAGACCAGCCCACTTGGGAGCCCCCCATCATCGTCTGGGAACATCTCAGACGACAGCTCTTCCAAAGACCAAGACAAGTTCCTCCCCATCGCCAACGTGAGCCGTATCATGAAAAGATCACTCCCCACAAATGCCAAGATTTCTAAAGAAGCCAAGGAGACTGTCCAGGAATGCGTTTCTGAGTACATCAGCttcgtcaccggtgaagcctcCGATAAATGCCAACGAGAAAAGCGGAAGACGATCAACGGGGACGACCTTTTATGGGCCATGATGACACTAGGGTTTGAGAATTATGTCAAGTCCCTGAGGAACTATCTCGGCAAGTATAGAGAGATTGAAGGAGAGAACTCCATGGATACTCAAGGAGACAAGCCTCCGAGTACCGATTCTTGCCCCGATCATG ATTTTCATCAGCGTTTTAGCGGTGGGTTTTATTCGTTTGGCCCACAAGAGACTCCAAAGACTAGTTTTGGAGAATGTGGAAGAGTCGCCGGTTGTGAAGAGAATTCGGTGATTGGTGCTTTTAAGGTCAATGGGATCCGAGAAAATGGCGATGGAGATGGCAATAGATCATCATCAGCTGCGGAAGCTCATCTtcatcaagagattgatcagtACCGGTAG